The following are encoded in a window of Pontibacillus halophilus JSM 076056 = DSM 19796 genomic DNA:
- the ssb gene encoding single-stranded DNA-binding protein — translation MLNRTVLVGRLTKDPDLRYTPNGVAVANFTIAVNRPFNSQGGQDADFLNCVVWRRAAENLANFMKKGSLVGVDGRLQSRSFDNSEGKRVFVTEVVADSVQFLESKSSNSGNGNGQVSQGPSSNQNQNHNSPNNSSSRDPFHDSGEPIDISDDDLPF, via the coding sequence ATGTTAAACAGAACTGTACTAGTAGGAAGACTAACTAAGGACCCGGATTTACGCTATACACCAAATGGAGTTGCCGTTGCTAACTTCACGATAGCCGTAAATCGTCCTTTTAATTCACAAGGAGGACAAGATGCTGATTTCCTTAATTGCGTTGTTTGGCGTCGTGCCGCTGAAAACCTAGCTAACTTTATGAAGAAAGGTAGCTTAGTTGGTGTAGATGGACGTCTTCAAAGCAGAAGCTTTGATAATTCGGAAGGCAAACGTGTATTTGTAACAGAAGTTGTTGCTGATAGCGTTCAATTCCTAGAATCAAAAAGTTCTAATTCTGGAAATGGTAATGGACAAGTTTCTCAAGGACCGAGCTCTAACCAGAATCAAAATCATAACTCACCCAATAATAGCTCATCACGCGATCCATTCCATGATAGTGGTGAACCTATTGATATTTCGGATGATGATTT